ACCCGGGCGCGAGCTGGCTGGTCATGCCGCTGGCATCGGGCACCGCCGAAGAGGTACTCGACGAACTGGAGGACCCGCGGCGTCTGCTCGATCTGGTAGCCGCCGTCTGCGCCGGCCTCCGCAGGCCTCATCAGGACGGATGGGTGCACCGGGATCTCAAGCCGACCAACATTCTCCGACTGGACGGCGAGTGGGCCGTCGCCGATTGGGGGCTGGGGCGCCGCCCGCGCGGTCAGACGAGCCAGCCGGGCCGCACCCGAGCCGGCTTCCTGTACGGGACCGAGGGCTTCGCCGCGCCCGAGTTGTCCGACGACGCGCACGAGGCCGGCCCTCAGGCCGACATCTTCAGCATCGGACAGCTGATCGGCTGGGCCGTGACGCGACAGTGGCCGCGCGCCAACCGGCCGTTGATACCGGCCGGCACGGTCTGGCAGACCGCCGTCGAGGTGATGACCCACGACGATCCCGCCCGGCGCCCGGCGAGCGTCGACGACGTTCTGGAACTGGTGAGGTCGGCCCCGGCAGAGCCCACGGGTCAAGGGTGAGGCCGCCGCGGCGATCGAAGGCGGGAGGGTCAGGAACTGCTGACCACCCACATCGAGAAGAACTGTGAGCCGCCGCCGTACGCGTGGCCGAGCGCCGTCCGTGCCCCCGCCACCTGGTGCTCGCCGGCCCGGCCCATCACCTGCATGGCGGCCTCGGCGAAGCGGAGCATGCCGGAGGCGCCGATCGGATTGGAGCAGAGCACCCCGCCGGACGGGTTGACCGGCAGCCGGCCGCCGATCCGGGTCTCGCCCGCCTCGACGAGTTTCCAGCCGTGGCCGGGCTCGGCGAAGCCCAGGTTCTCCAGCCACATCGGCTCGAACCAGGAGAACGGCACGTAGATCTCGGCCACGTCGACCTGGTCGAGCGGGTCGGTGATCCCGGCCGCCTGCCAGAGCGCCCGCGCCGCCTCGGCACCGGCGCGCGGGTTCACGTGGTCCTTGCCGGCGTAGAAGGTCGGCTCGGTGCGCATCGCGGTGGCCCGGATCCACGCGACCGGCCGTGCCGACGCCTCGGCCGCGGCCTGGTCGCCGATCACCAGCGCGCAGGCGCCGTCCGAGGAGGGGCAGGTCTCGTCGTACCGGATCGGGTCCCAGAGCATCGGCGAGGCCCGCACCGACTCCAGGGTGATGTCCGGTTGGCGCAGGTGGGCGTACTCGTTGAGGGCGCCGTTGCGGCGGTCCTTGACCGCGACCAGCGCGCCGATGTGGTCCGGCGCGTGCGAGCGGCGGATGTAGGCGCGCAGGTGCGGTGCGAAGTAGCCGCCCGCCCCGGCTCCGATCGGCGCGGTGAACGGCGGCTGGATCGACAGCGCCCACATGGCGTTGGACTCGGACTGCTTCTCGAACGCGACAGCGAGGACCCGGCGGTGCACCCCGGCCCGGACCAGGGTGGTCGCCACGTTCGCGGTGGCGCCGCCGACCGAACCGGCGGTGTGCACCCGCAGCAGCGGACGGCCGGCCGCGCCGAGCGCCTCGGCCAGGAACAGCTCCGGCATCATCACGCCCTCGAACAGATCGGGTGCCTTGCCCAGCACCACCGCGTCGATCTGCGGCCAGTCCACCCCGGCGTCGGCGAGCGCCCGGTCGATCGCCTTCCGGCACAGCCCGGCCATCGACACGTCAGTCCGCCGCGTCCGATGATGCGTCTGCCCGGTCCCCAGCACTGCCGCCCGCATCATCAAGCCCCCAGTCTCAGCACTGCCGCCCGCATCACGAAGCCGCACCACGACGCCGGATCACGAAACCGCTTCACGACGCCTCCAGGACGCAGACGAGATTCTGTTGGAGCGCCGGCCCGCTGGTGGCGTGCCCGGCCGCCCGGCGAACCCGGCCGGACATCACCTGCCCCGCCGCCGCCCCGATCCGGGCGAGCCCGGCCGAGAACATCGGATTCCCGCAGAGCGCCCCACCGGACGGGTTGATCCGCACCCGCGCGTCCAGCCCCAGCGCCACCCGCAGCAGCAGCTCCTGATGGGTGAAGGGCGCATGCAGCTCCGCCACTTCGACGTCACCCGGCAACCCCGCCGCCTCGGCCGCGGTCGTCGCCGACGGCACCGCCGTCAGGTCCCGTTCGCCGAGGCCCGGCGGGTCGATCCGGTGCGCCACCCCGCTGATCCACGCGCGCCGCGGATGCGCCCGGGCGCGCTCCCCGGCGGCCAGCACCAGCGCCGCCGCCCCATCCGAGACCGGCGCGCAGTCGTGCTCCCGCAGCGGTTCGGCCAGGTAGGGCCGGCCGAGAAGATCGTCAAGATCAAGAACACCGGAGACTTGAGCGTACGGGTTGGTCGTCGCGTCCGCGCGGCTGCGCACCGCCACCTCGGCCATCGCCCGCTCGGTCACGATGCCGGCGTCCAGGGCGAGCCGCGCCTGCACCGCGGCCACGCTCACCGAGTCCGGCCACAGCGGCGCCACCGTGTACGGGTCCAGTTGCAGCGCGAGGACCCGGCGCAACCGGCCGGCCGACGACTTCCCGAAGCCGTAGACCAGCGCCGTCTCCGCCTCGCCGGCCAGGATCTTGACGTACGCCTCGTAGAACGCCCACGCCGCGTCCATCTCCACGTGCGACTCGCAGATCGGCGGGCACGCCCCGATCGCGTCGACGGCGTTGACGAACGAGAACGCCCGCCCGGCCAGGTAGTCCGACGAGC
This window of the Actinoplanes oblitus genome carries:
- a CDS encoding thiolase domain-containing protein, which produces MSTPRVAVIGFAQAPCLPSAGTTSGVETLVPVFQRALAEARLDRREVDFWCSGSSDYLAGRAFSFVNAVDAIGACPPICESHVEMDAAWAFYEAYVKILAGEAETALVYGFGKSSAGRLRRVLALQLDPYTVAPLWPDSVSVAAVQARLALDAGIVTERAMAEVAVRSRADATTNPYAQVSGVLDLDDLLGRPYLAEPLREHDCAPVSDGAAALVLAAGERARAHPRRAWISGVAHRIDPPGLGERDLTAVPSATTAAEAAGLPGDVEVAELHAPFTHQELLLRVALGLDARVRINPSGGALCGNPMFSAGLARIGAAAGQVMSGRVRRAAGHATSGPALQQNLVCVLEAS
- a CDS encoding thiolase domain-containing protein, giving the protein MMRAAVLGTGQTHHRTRRTDVSMAGLCRKAIDRALADAGVDWPQIDAVVLGKAPDLFEGVMMPELFLAEALGAAGRPLLRVHTAGSVGGATANVATTLVRAGVHRRVLAVAFEKQSESNAMWALSIQPPFTAPIGAGAGGYFAPHLRAYIRRSHAPDHIGALVAVKDRRNGALNEYAHLRQPDITLESVRASPMLWDPIRYDETCPSSDGACALVIGDQAAAEASARPVAWIRATAMRTEPTFYAGKDHVNPRAGAEAARALWQAAGITDPLDQVDVAEIYVPFSWFEPMWLENLGFAEPGHGWKLVEAGETRIGGRLPVNPSGGVLCSNPIGASGMLRFAEAAMQVMGRAGEHQVAGARTALGHAYGGGSQFFSMWVVSSS